ATCCGCACCGCCGAAGAGGCCGGCATGACGCTGGTGGCGCTGGTGCGCGGCGACGATTTCGATGTTTTCACCCACCCTAAACGGGTGGTCTTGGGAGTTGCCCAGCATGTCGCATGACGAAGAACACATCACGAGCACCGGGGAAAAGCTGGTGCGCATGGCCAACCAGATCGCCGCCTTCTTCCATTCAAGGCCCCGCGAGGAAGGTGTGGCGGGCGTGGCCGAGCACATCAACAAGTTCTGGGAGCCCAGGATGCGCCGGCAGTTCTTCGAGATGCTGGACAGCGGCGGCGAAGGTTTTGACGAACTCGTCGTCGTGGCCTCGGCCAGGATCAAGCGGCCGAAGACCGAGGAGCAGGCCGATGTGAGCATCGGCTACGTCCAACCCACGGGTGCAGAGAGCGTCGCTCCCCAGAAATAGCCTGCCCCAGAAATGGCGGGCGAACACGGCTCGCGCCGCGGGCTATATTCCTGTCTTCTAAAGTTTGGCTGCCGCATCCGCCGGGCGTCTGCTATGGTCGGCGATCAGAAATCGTCTGGCCGGGCGGGATAGCAACGTGAGGCCGATCGAGACGCGATATGCCCTCAGCGGCGACGTGCGGATCGCCTATCAGGTGGTCGGCCAGGGATCGTTCGACCTGGTTTTCGTGCCCGGCTTCATCTCCAATCTCGACCTGCATTGGGAAGACGAGGGCTACGCCAGGCTCTTGAAACGGCTCTCGGCGTTCTCGCGGCTGATCCTGTTCGACAAGCGCGGCACCGGCCTGTCCGACCGCGTCGACCCACGCCACCTGCCGAGCCTCGAAACCCGCATGGACGATGTGCGCGCGGTGATGGATGCCACCGGCAGCGGCCGCGCGGCCTTGCTCGGCGCTTCGGAAGGCGCGCCGATGGCAATGTTGTTTGCCGCCACCTATCCGGAACGGACACGAGCGCTGGCGCTCTATGGCGGTTATGCGCATTTCCACAAATGGGTGATGTCGCCGGAGCGCCTCGAGGCCTTCATCGCGACGGCCGGCACGGAATGGGGCACGGGCGCCACACTGCCCAACTTCGCTCCCGGCCGGGTAGATGATGCGCATTTCACCCAGTGGTGGGCCCGCTTCGAGCGGCTGTCGGCCAGTCCGACGGCAGCGGCCGCTCTTGCCCGAATGAATGCCGGGATCGACGTGCGCGGCGTGCTTTCGGCGATCGGCGCACCGACCCTGCTCATCCATCGCCGCAACGACGCGCGGGTCGACCCCGGAGCCAGCCGCTTTCTGGCGAAAAACATCTCGAATGCGCGACTGGTCGAGGTCCCCGGGC
This region of Mesorhizobium sp. C432A genomic DNA includes:
- a CDS encoding formate dehydrogenase subunit delta — protein: MSHDEEHITSTGEKLVRMANQIAAFFHSRPREEGVAGVAEHINKFWEPRMRRQFFEMLDSGGEGFDELVVVASARIKRPKTEEQADVSIGYVQPTGAESVAPQK